One segment of Nomascus leucogenys isolate Asia chromosome 20, Asia_NLE_v1, whole genome shotgun sequence DNA contains the following:
- the LOC115831815 gene encoding zinc finger protein 732, whose amino-acid sequence MCSHFTQDFLPVQGIEDSFHKLILRRYEKYGHENLQLRKSCKRTVQKGGYSEFNQCLSTTQSKLFQCNAHVKVFSKFSNSKKRKTRHTGEKHFKECGKSFQKFSDLTQHKGIHAGEKPYMCEECGKDFKWYLIFNEYKIIHTGEKPFTCEECGHIFTTSSNFAKHKVHTGEKSYKCEECGKAFNRSSTLTKHKRIHIGEKPSTCEECGKIITSSSNIAKHKKIHTREKLYKCQECGKVFNRSTTLTKHKRIHTGEKPYICEECGKAFSRSSVLNEHKRIHTGEKPYKCEQCGKAFRQSATLNKHKSIHTGEKPYTCEECGKAFSRFTTLNEHKRIHTGEKPHKCEECGKAFGWSTDLNKHKIIHTGEKPYKCEECGKAFGWSAYLSKHKKIHTGEKPYKCEECGKAFLCSRALNKHKTIHTGEKPYKCEECGKAFGWSTYLSKHRKIHTGEKPYKCEECGKAFRHSRVLNKYKTIHTGDKIPKCKGCGKAFKRSSYLNQHNKIYTGEKL is encoded by the coding sequence aTGTGTTCTCATTTCACCCAAGACTTTTTGCCAGTGCAGGGAATAGAAGATTCATTCCATAAACTTATATTAAGAAGATATGAGAAATATGGACATGAGAATTTACAATTAAGAAAAAGCTGTAAAAGGACGGTGCAGAAAGGAGGTTATAGTGAATTTAATCAATGCTTGTCAACTACCCAGAGCAAACTATTTCAGTGTAATGCACATGTTAAAGTATTTAgtaaattttcaaattcaaaaaaacGTAAGACAAGACATACTGGAGAGAAACACTTTAAAGAATGTGGCAAGTCATTTCAGAAATTCTCAGACCTAACTCAACATAAAGGAATTCatgctggagagaaaccctacatgtgtgaagaatgtggcaaagacTTTAAATGGTATTTAATCTTTAATGAatataagataattcatactggagagaaacccttcacatgtgaagaatgtggccaCATCTTTACCACATCCTCAAACTTTGCTAAACATAaagttcatactggagagaaatcttacaaatgtgaagaatgtggcaaagcctttaataGGTCCTCAACCCTTACTAAGCATAAGAGAATTCATATTGGAGAGAAACCCTCcacatgtgaagaatgtggcaaaatcATTACCTCATCCTCAAACATTGccaaacataagaaaattcataccaGAGAGAAGCTCTACAAATGTCAGGAATGTGGCAAAGTCTTTAACAGGTCCACAacccttactaaacataagagaattcatactggagagaaaccctacatatgtgaagaatgtggcaaagcctttagtaGGTCCTCAGTTCTGAAtgaacataagagaattcatactggagagaagccctataAATGTGAACAATGTGGCAAAGCATTTAGACAATCAGCAACCCTTAATAAACATAAGAgtattcatactggagagaaaccctacacatgtgaagaatgtggaaaagcctttagTCGGTTCACAACCCTTAAtgaacataagagaattcatactggagagaagccccacaaatgtgaagagtgtggcaaagcctttGGATGGTCCACAGACCTGAataaacataagataattcatactggagagaaaccttacaaatgtgaagagtgtggcaaagcctttGGATGGTCTGCATATCTgagtaaacataagaaaattcatactggagagaaaccttataaatgtgaagagtgtggcaaagcctttTTATGTTCCAGAGCCCTGAATAAACATAAGacaattcatactggagagaaaccttacaaatgtgaagagtgtggcaaagcctttGGATGGTCCACATACCTGAGTAAACATaggaaaattcatactggagagaaaccttataaatGTGAAGAGTGTGGCAAAGCATTTAGACATTCCAGAGTACTGAATAAATATAAGACAATTCATACTGGAGATAAAATCCCCAAATGTAAAggatgtggcaaagcctttaagcGGTCCTCATACCTTAatcaacataataaaatttatactGGAGAGAAACTCTAG